The DNA region TGTCGCACGGCTTGCACTGCGCTGGCAAGCACGGCAGGGCGCGAGCGATGAATGCTCCCGCGATCCCCATGATATTCAGCGCCCAGCGTCGCACCCTGCGCCTCGCCCGCGCGCGGCACCGCGCGGCGGCTTCCGATGCGGCGCGCTTTATCGCCGAGGACATGATCGAGGACACGCTGGAGCGCCTTGCCTTCCTGCGCCACGAGCCTGCGCGGGCACTGGTGCTCGGCGATTCGACCGGGACACTTGCGGCATCCCTCCGGGTGCGCGGTGCGGCAGTCGAGGAACCGGCTGCGCTCGACCTTGAAGCGCCGCATCCCTTTGGCGGATATGAGCTGATCGTCGTGTTCGGCCTCCTCGATGCAGTGAACGACTTGCCCGGTGCGCTAATCCATCTGCGCAATGTGCTTGCTCCCGGCGGGTTGGTGATGACGCACTTCATCGGCGGCCAGAGCCTTCCTGCCCTGCGCGCCGCCATGTTCGCTGCCGAGCCCGACCGGCCAGCTGCCCGGATTCATCCACTGGTCGATCCGCGCGCTGCGCCGGGGTTGCTCCAGCGCGCAGGGTGGAAGGACCCGGTGGTCGACACCCATACTCTGACGGTGCGCTACGCAAGCCTAGACCGCTTGGTCGCCGACCTGCGCGATCAGGGGCTTGGCAATGCGCTCGCGAAGCCTGCTGCACCGCTTGGCAAGGCTGCCCTCGCCCGCGCCCGCACCGCCTTTGCCGCGCGCGCCGACGCTGATGGCAAGACCGCCGAGACCTTCGAGATCATCACCCTGACCGGCAGGCGCTCGCTCGCCGGAACCTAGGCCTTCTTCAGCGCCGCTTGCGCCGCCGCAAGCCGAGCGATCGGCACGCGATAAGGCGAGGCGCTGACGTAATCGAGGCCCACCTTCTCGCAGAACGCGATGCTCGCCGGGTCGCCGCCATGCTCGCCGCAGATGCCGAGCTTGATGTCAGGCCGGGTCGCCCTGCCCCGTTCTGCCGCGAGTTCGACCAGCTGGCCGACGCCTTCGATATCGAGGCTGACGAAGGGATCGCGCGGGAAGATGCCCTTGTCGACATAGACGCTCAGGAACCGCGCCGCATCATCACGCGACACGCCGAGGGTCGTCTGCGTCAGGTCATTGGTCCCGAAGCTGAAGAACGCGCCTTCTTCGGCAATTTCGCCCGCCATCAACGCGGCGCGTGGCAGTTCAATCATGGTGCCGACCAGATACTCGACCCGCGTGCCCACCTCGGCAAAGACCGCTTCGGCCACCCGGTCGACCAGCGCGCGCAGGATTGCCAGTTCGCGCTTGGTGGCCACCAGCGGAATCATGATCTCCGGCAGCGGCGCTTCGCCCGATGAAGCCTTCACCGCACACACCGCCTCAAAGATCGCGCGGGCCTGCATTTCGTAGATTTCGGGATAGGTAATCCCGAGACGGCAGCCGCGATGGCCGAGCATCGGGTTGAATTCATGCAGCTCGCCCGCGCGGCGCTTCAAGTGATCCACGCCAAGCCCGGTCGCATCGGCCAGATCGGCGAAGTCCTCGTCCGCGTGAGGGAGGAACTCGTGGAGTGGCGGATCGAGCAAGCGGATCGTGCACGGCAGCCCAGCCATAACCTCGAAGATGGCGGTGAAATCGGCGCGCTGTTCGGGCAGAAGTTGCTCAAGCGCGCGGCGGCGTCCGGCTTCATCGTCGGCCAAAATCATCTGGCGAACCAGCGAGATACGCGACGCTTCAAAGAACATATGTTCAGTCCGGCACAGCCCAATGCCTTCCGCGCCGAACTGCCGCGCCATGCGGCAATCCTCGGGCGTTTCGGCATTGGTGCGCACCTTCATCCGCCGCAGCTTATCCGCCCACACCATCAGCACGCCG from uncultured Erythrobacter sp. includes:
- a CDS encoding methyltransferase domain-containing protein, yielding MNAPAIPMIFSAQRRTLRLARARHRAAASDAARFIAEDMIEDTLERLAFLRHEPARALVLGDSTGTLAASLRVRGAAVEEPAALDLEAPHPFGGYELIVVFGLLDAVNDLPGALIHLRNVLAPGGLVMTHFIGGQSLPALRAAMFAAEPDRPAARIHPLVDPRAAPGLLQRAGWKDPVVDTHTLTVRYASLDRLVADLRDQGLGNALAKPAAPLGKAALARARTAFAARADADGKTAETFEIITLTGRRSLAGT